In Tamandua tetradactyla isolate mTamTet1 chromosome 7, mTamTet1.pri, whole genome shotgun sequence, the following are encoded in one genomic region:
- the CLEC4E gene encoding C-type lectin domain family 4 member E isoform X2 translates to MNSSKSSASQHPVTYHIFQLCDEKKFQPHENLMSLPCYNDGSGSVQKCCPLEWEHFQSSCYFFSTDTMSWTASLKNCSAMGGHLVVINTQEEQEFLFNKKPRNKEFYIGLTDQVTEGQWQWVDGTPFKESLSFWDIGEPNNIVTVEDCATIRDSSNPRQNWNDVPCFFNLFRICEIPERSILNKEKSLRSKSPT, encoded by the exons atgaattcatcCAAATCATCTGCATCACAACACCCAG TGACATATCACATCTTTCAACTCTGTGATGAGAAAAAGTTCCAGCCACATGAAAATTTAATGTCACTGCCCTGTTACAATGATGGCTCAG GTTCTGTCCAGAAATGTTGTCCACTGGAATGGGAACATTTTCAATCTAGCTGTTACTTCTTTTCTACTGACACCATGTCCTGGACAGCAAGTTTAAAAAACTGCTCAGCCATGGGAGGTCATCTGGTGGTTATCAACACCCAGGAGGAGCAG GAATTTCTTTTCAATAAGAAACCTAGAAATAAAGAGTTCTATATTGGACTGACAGACCAGGTGACTGAAGGTCAATGGCAATGGGTGGATGGCACACCTTTCAAGGAGTCTCTGAG cttctgggaTATAGGGGAGCCCAACAACATAGTTACAGTGGAAGACTGTGCCACCATAAGGGACTCTTCAAATCCAAGGCAAAATTGGAATGATGTGCCTTGTTTCTTCAATTTATTTCGGATTTGTGAAATACCAGAAAGAAGCATTTTGAATAAGGAAAAATCTCTGAGA
- the CLEC4E gene encoding C-type lectin domain family 4 member E isoform X1 — protein sequence MNSSKSSASQHPGRGCFSSLRFLWILAGVAILILSACFITKCVVTYHIFQLCDEKKFQPHENLMSLPCYNDGSGSVQKCCPLEWEHFQSSCYFFSTDTMSWTASLKNCSAMGGHLVVINTQEEQEFLFNKKPRNKEFYIGLTDQVTEGQWQWVDGTPFKESLSFWDIGEPNNIVTVEDCATIRDSSNPRQNWNDVPCFFNLFRICEIPERSILNKEKSLRSKSPT from the exons atgaattcatcCAAATCATCTGCATCACAACACCCAG GGAGAGGATGTTTCTCTTCCCTCAGGTTCTTATGGATTCTGGCCGGGGTTGCCATCCTAATTCTCAGTGCCTGTTTTATCACCAAATGTGTTG TGACATATCACATCTTTCAACTCTGTGATGAGAAAAAGTTCCAGCCACATGAAAATTTAATGTCACTGCCCTGTTACAATGATGGCTCAG GTTCTGTCCAGAAATGTTGTCCACTGGAATGGGAACATTTTCAATCTAGCTGTTACTTCTTTTCTACTGACACCATGTCCTGGACAGCAAGTTTAAAAAACTGCTCAGCCATGGGAGGTCATCTGGTGGTTATCAACACCCAGGAGGAGCAG GAATTTCTTTTCAATAAGAAACCTAGAAATAAAGAGTTCTATATTGGACTGACAGACCAGGTGACTGAAGGTCAATGGCAATGGGTGGATGGCACACCTTTCAAGGAGTCTCTGAG cttctgggaTATAGGGGAGCCCAACAACATAGTTACAGTGGAAGACTGTGCCACCATAAGGGACTCTTCAAATCCAAGGCAAAATTGGAATGATGTGCCTTGTTTCTTCAATTTATTTCGGATTTGTGAAATACCAGAAAGAAGCATTTTGAATAAGGAAAAATCTCTGAGA